Proteins from one Candidatus Cloacimonas sp. genomic window:
- a CDS encoding endonuclease encodes MFKNITKTLLLLLLFSIALSLYADYYDSVINLTGDNLFNGLRSLISNNTNTSYDESKVVLFQTLDNFGGYVTCVYTGQEYNVGYNYNGSSNPNTEHTYAQSWFNGTDTAKKKSDLHHLFITNSVVNSSRGNYPFDVVANHNTADVYYSNTPWQSYRGNNAQNRMVFEPADEFKGDIARALLYFYTRYNGESLVQQNVNMLPTLLIWHHSDPPDNAEITRNTGVYNYQNNRNPYVDHPEFVGKIWGGDAVSDDVNLSIPELYINAVYPNPFVSDIAITISTKKSTPLTTSIYNMKGQLLYRNTQMITSGDSKILWNGLDLQGKKSPAGIYIINVQSGNNQAVKKVLHL; translated from the coding sequence ATGTTTAAGAATATTACAAAAACTCTGCTCCTCTTACTGCTGTTCAGTATTGCCCTGTCGCTTTATGCTGATTATTATGACAGCGTCATTAACCTAACCGGCGATAATCTCTTTAATGGCTTGCGCAGTTTAATTTCCAATAACACCAATACCAGCTATGATGAATCCAAAGTGGTGCTCTTTCAGACCTTGGATAATTTTGGCGGCTATGTAACCTGTGTTTATACAGGACAGGAATATAATGTTGGCTACAATTATAACGGCAGCAGCAATCCCAACACGGAACATACCTATGCGCAAAGTTGGTTTAATGGAACCGACACGGCTAAAAAGAAATCAGACCTCCATCATTTGTTTATCACCAATTCGGTAGTAAATAGTTCGCGGGGCAATTATCCTTTTGATGTAGTTGCCAATCATAATACTGCTGATGTTTATTACAGTAATACACCCTGGCAAAGTTACCGGGGTAATAATGCTCAAAATAGAATGGTCTTTGAGCCAGCAGATGAATTTAAGGGCGATATTGCCCGCGCTTTGCTTTATTTTTACACGCGTTATAATGGAGAAAGCTTAGTTCAGCAAAATGTGAATATGCTACCTACTCTGCTTATCTGGCATCATTCTGATCCTCCGGATAATGCAGAAATAACTCGTAATACCGGTGTTTATAATTATCAAAATAACCGCAATCCTTATGTGGATCATCCCGAATTTGTTGGTAAAATTTGGGGCGGAGACGCTGTTTCCGATGATGTTAATTTATCAATACCAGAGCTGTATATCAATGCTGTCTATCCCAATCCTTTCGTCTCCGATATAGCTATCACTATTTCTACTAAAAAATCAACGCCGCTAACCACTTCCATCTATAATATGAAGGGACAGCTACTCTATAGAAATACCCAAATGATAACCTCCGGAGATAGTAAAATCCTGTGGAATGGGTTAGATTTGCAAGGTAAAAAGTCCCCAGCCGGCATATACATTATAAATGTGCAAAGCGGCAATAATCAGGCAGTGAAAAAGGTCCTGCATCTATAA